A part of Lacibacter sp. H407 genomic DNA contains:
- a CDS encoding family 20 glycosylhydrolase, producing MCKRFVLPVFILLLFSNASAQAKLPVLHDSLFSTYYHQRVSFFQAMPQTKDEIIFLGNSITDGSEWAQLFNDLRMKNQGISGDITSGVLHRLPVVTNRKPAKIFLLIGTNDLARGTSADSVLKNMLLIADYIKQQSPKTKLYVQSILPVNELYGKFGGHTKNTALIQQVNEQLKVNAAAHQYQYVDLHTPFSNENGKLKPELSNDGLHLMGNAYLLWKHIIYPYVYDLQPKAALIPQPQQLQWKQGDFAVYSCKTIVLKDKSLLKEATQLQQYFQAIGWDMKLADKARAGDSFIELTLDKVKAEQNENEAYQLDVNATNVKLVANTAHGIFNGIQTLKQLLRSGTMIDACSITDWPAFSWRGYMIDVGRNYMSMPLLKQQIDVMAANKLNIFHFHATEDIAWRIAIKQYPQLTAPEHMLRNKGMYYSEAEIKELITYCKERHITFVPEIDMPGHSAAFKRAMKTDMQSDSGLAIVKNILKEFCTTYDVPYIHIGADEVKITNKNFVPEVTAFIESLGKKVIGWQPSGNFSNSTIRQLWMDDNAHHSSGNKIQFIDSRHLYLNHMDPLEAVTTIFNRKIADKEKGDATTLGGTICMWHDRAVSKEEDILNMNPVYPGMLAFAERSWQGGGVNGWVANIGEPNAARTKAFTEFENRLLDHKQQYFSTFSFPYVQQSNLVWKLFGPFDNKGDLSKQFAPEQKGFDTDKAKPTVEQVGATVVLRHWWAPLIKGAIANAEDSTTWYAVTKIWSDEEGEQPFWIGFNNLSRSPATDPPPANAWDNKKSAVWVNGNLISAPQWKHAGKRGNSELPLADEGYEYRTPTNIFLKKGWNTVLIKAPVGTFKGKDWQNPVKWMFTFALLSGD from the coding sequence ATGTGTAAACGATTTGTATTGCCCGTATTCATTTTGTTGCTGTTTTCAAATGCAAGTGCACAGGCAAAGCTTCCGGTTCTTCATGATAGTTTGTTTTCAACTTACTATCATCAACGGGTTTCGTTTTTTCAAGCGATGCCGCAAACGAAAGATGAGATTATTTTCTTGGGCAACAGCATTACCGATGGTTCTGAGTGGGCACAACTGTTCAATGATCTGCGGATGAAGAACCAGGGCATCAGCGGCGATATTACTTCCGGTGTTTTGCATCGTTTGCCTGTTGTAACAAACCGAAAGCCAGCAAAAATATTCTTGCTGATTGGTACAAACGATCTGGCAAGAGGTACCAGTGCCGATAGTGTATTGAAGAATATGTTGCTGATCGCTGATTACATAAAACAACAATCGCCCAAAACAAAATTGTATGTGCAGAGTATTTTACCGGTGAATGAATTGTACGGTAAGTTTGGCGGCCACACAAAAAATACAGCACTCATTCAGCAGGTAAATGAGCAGTTAAAAGTGAATGCAGCTGCTCACCAATACCAGTATGTTGATCTGCATACTCCATTCAGTAACGAAAACGGAAAACTGAAACCCGAGTTAAGCAATGATGGCTTGCATCTGATGGGCAATGCCTATCTTTTGTGGAAGCACATCATTTATCCATATGTGTACGATCTGCAACCGAAAGCGGCATTGATTCCGCAGCCGCAGCAACTGCAATGGAAACAAGGTGACTTTGCTGTTTACAGTTGTAAAACGATTGTGCTGAAAGATAAAAGTCTGTTGAAAGAAGCAACGCAGCTGCAGCAATACTTCCAGGCGATCGGTTGGGACATGAAGTTGGCTGATAAAGCAAGAGCAGGTGACTCGTTTATTGAATTAACTCTGGATAAAGTAAAAGCCGAACAAAATGAAAACGAAGCTTATCAACTTGATGTCAATGCAACAAACGTAAAACTTGTCGCCAATACTGCGCATGGAATTTTCAACGGCATTCAAACCTTGAAACAATTGTTGCGAAGCGGAACAATGATCGATGCCTGCAGCATTACTGATTGGCCTGCATTCAGCTGGCGTGGTTATATGATCGATGTGGGACGGAATTATATGTCGATGCCGTTGCTGAAACAACAGATCGACGTGATGGCGGCTAACAAACTCAACATCTTTCATTTTCATGCAACAGAAGATATTGCATGGCGTATTGCGATTAAGCAATATCCGCAACTTACCGCACCTGAGCACATGCTGCGTAACAAAGGAATGTATTACAGCGAAGCAGAGATCAAAGAGCTGATTACTTACTGTAAAGAACGACATATCACTTTTGTTCCCGAAATTGATATGCCCGGCCATAGTGCAGCCTTCAAACGTGCCATGAAAACCGACATGCAAAGTGATAGCGGATTGGCGATTGTTAAAAATATCCTTAAGGAATTTTGTACAACCTACGATGTGCCATACATCCATATTGGTGCAGATGAAGTAAAGATCACCAATAAAAATTTTGTTCCCGAAGTAACAGCATTCATCGAAAGCCTTGGTAAGAAAGTGATCGGCTGGCAACCTAGTGGTAATTTCAGCAACAGTACCATCCGTCAGCTCTGGATGGACGACAATGCACATCATTCTTCAGGTAATAAAATTCAATTTATCGATTCACGACATTTGTACCTGAATCATATGGATCCACTGGAAGCTGTAACAACAATCTTCAACCGGAAAATTGCTGATAAAGAAAAAGGTGATGCAACAACACTCGGCGGCACTATTTGTATGTGGCACGACAGGGCAGTGAGTAAAGAGGAAGATATACTCAACATGAATCCTGTTTATCCCGGCATGCTGGCATTTGCAGAACGCAGCTGGCAGGGTGGAGGCGTTAATGGTTGGGTTGCAAATATTGGTGAACCGAATGCAGCAAGAACAAAAGCATTCACTGAGTTTGAAAACAGATTACTTGATCATAAGCAACAATACTTTTCTACGTTTTCATTTCCTTATGTGCAACAATCAAATCTTGTTTGGAAGTTATTCGGGCCATTTGATAATAAGGGCGATCTATCCAAACAATTTGCTCCTGAACAAAAAGGTTTTGATACAGACAAAGCAAAACCAACGGTTGAACAGGTTGGTGCAACAGTAGTGCTTCGTCATTGGTGGGCACCGTTAATTAAGGGAGCAATCGCTAATGCGGAAGACAGTACCACCTGGTATGCTGTAACAAAGATCTGGAGCGATGAAGAGGGTGAGCAACCATTCTGGATCGGCTTTAATAATTTATCACGCTCACCTGCAACTGATCCACCTCCTGCAAATGCATGGGATAACAAAAAAAGTGCTGTTTGGGTAAATGGAAATTTAATTTCTGCGCCACAATGGAAACATGCAGGGAAAAGAGGAAACAGCGAATTGCCATTGGCTGATGAAGGATATGAGTATCGCACACCAACAAATATTTTCTTAAAGAAAGGATGGAATACCGTGTTGATCAAAGCACCTGTTGGTACATTCAAAGGAAAAGATTGGCAAAACCCGGTGAAGTGGATGTTTACATTTGCATTGCTATCAGGTGATTGA